A genomic window from Wolbachia pipientis includes:
- the gltX gene encoding glutamate--tRNA ligase — protein MLTRFAPSPTGYLHVGNVRTALVCWMYTRNQNGKFLLRFDDTDLQRSDVKYINNIIEDLKWIGIDWDASFKQSERFERYNEVFLQLIKEGHIYACYETREELEIKRKLQLKQGLPPVYDRSALLLTEQEKIHYEQEGRRPHFRFRLDRNEVVKWNDEVKGEINIATSSVSDPVVKREDGIYTYMLPSVIDDVDLNVTHVVRGEDHVTNTAVQIQMIKALKAKIPMFAHLSLLHFDDSKISKRAGGLDIKSIKEDETEPMALVSYLVKLGTSNPIEACACMQSLIDSFDIKKFSSASVQFSLSEVYKLNSKVLQQMPFEMVQDRLNQIRADSSEFWYFIRNNIERFSEVAKWWKICKSDIEPVILDKELIKIVLNTLPQDDCNENTLSEWVKAIRQTVDIKAKDLFTQLRLALTGTETGPELAKLLIFIGKENIIARLKEK, from the coding sequence ATGTTAACAAGATTCGCTCCAAGCCCAACTGGCTACCTCCACGTAGGAAACGTACGAACTGCCTTGGTTTGTTGGATGTACACACGCAATCAAAACGGAAAATTTTTACTCCGTTTTGATGATACTGACCTTCAGCGTTCAGATGTCAAATATATAAATAATATCATAGAAGACCTAAAATGGATTGGTATCGATTGGGATGCAAGTTTTAAGCAATCAGAGCGCTTTGAGCGCTATAACGAGGTGTTCTTGCAGTTAATAAAAGAAGGGCATATTTATGCATGCTATGAAACAAGAGAAGAGTTAGAAATTAAACGAAAGTTGCAATTAAAACAAGGACTTCCTCCTGTTTATGACAGAAGTGCATTGCTTCTAACTGAGCAAGAGAAAATCCATTATGAGCAAGAAGGACGAAGACCACATTTCAGGTTTAGATTGGATAGAAATGAAGTTGTTAAATGGAATGATGAAGTTAAAGGTGAAATAAATATTGCAACCAGTAGCGTCAGTGACCCTGTGGTAAAAAGAGAAGATGGAATTTACACATACATGCTACCTTCTGTTATTGATGACGTTGACCTTAATGTAACCCATGTTGTACGTGGGGAAGATCATGTAACTAATACTGCAGTGCAAATCCAAATGATTAAAGCATTAAAAGCGAAAATTCCTATGTTTGCTCACCTTTCTCTGCTACATTTTGACGATAGTAAGATATCCAAGCGAGCAGGTGGGTTGGATATCAAATCTATAAAAGAAGATGAGACTGAACCAATGGCGCTAGTTAGTTATTTAGTGAAGCTCGGAACATCCAATCCAATTGAAGCTTGCGCCTGTATGCAATCTTTGATTGACTCATTTGACATTAAAAAATTTAGCTCAGCATCTGTACAATTCAGCTTGAGTGAAGTATACAAGCTAAATAGCAAAGTGCTGCAACAAATGCCATTTGAAATGGTGCAAGACCGTTTAAATCAAATTAGAGCGGACTCCTCAGAGTTTTGGTATTTTATAAGGAACAATATAGAAAGGTTTTCTGAGGTGGCCAAGTGGTGGAAAATATGCAAATCTGATATAGAGCCTGTAATTCTTGATAAGGAGCTTATAAAAATCGTGCTCAATACATTACCTCAAGACGATTGTAATGAAAACACATTATCAGAGTGGGTCAAAGCCATTCGACAAACAGTGGATATAAAGGCAAAAGACCTATTTACGCAGTTGCGTTTAGCTTTAACAGGAACAGAAACAGGCCCAGAACTTGCTAAATTATTAATTTTTATCGGCAAAGAAAATATCATTGCAAGGTTAAAAGAAAAGTGA
- a CDS encoding cytochrome c-type biogenesis protein CcmH, with protein MKAVVSLLFILIFHSGVNAFTLDNKLRDKSMEKRATSLFEIIRCPICSGESLSESGSQIAYDMRKAIRKKINDGYTDEEIISELKNSYGNSIITTPPSTYTLWFIPLTTLLIGCFLIQRYINTTT; from the coding sequence ATGAAAGCAGTAGTTAGTTTACTTTTCATATTGATATTCCACTCAGGCGTAAATGCTTTTACTCTGGATAATAAACTCAGAGATAAAAGCATGGAAAAACGAGCAACCAGTTTATTTGAAATAATAAGGTGTCCAATATGTTCTGGCGAATCATTGTCTGAATCTGGATCTCAGATCGCGTATGATATGCGAAAAGCAATTCGTAAAAAAATCAATGATGGATACACAGATGAAGAGATAATCTCAGAGTTAAAAAATTCTTACGGCAATTCAATTATAACTACCCCACCTAGCACTTACACTTTATGGTTTATTCCACTTACAACTCTGCTTATTGGGTGTTTTTTAATACAAAGATACATCAATACAACCACTTAA
- a CDS encoding ferredoxin family 2Fe-2S iron-sulfur cluster binding protein, with translation MPSVTFVLPDGSKKSYEAAEGETLLNLAHRSDPDLLEGACEGSLACSTCHVIVDPEFYDAVETHNPISDEENDMLDLAFGLTEISRLGCQIKITKDIDGLCVTIPRGTRNISLDKQGNN, from the coding sequence ATGCCATCTGTTACTTTTGTTTTACCTGATGGGAGTAAGAAAAGCTATGAAGCTGCAGAGGGAGAAACTCTGCTTAATTTAGCCCACAGAAGTGATCCAGATCTGCTTGAAGGTGCATGTGAAGGCTCTCTTGCTTGTTCTACATGCCACGTGATTGTTGATCCAGAATTTTATGATGCTGTAGAAACGCATAATCCCATATCTGATGAGGAAAACGATATGTTAGATCTAGCATTCGGCTTAACAGAGATATCAAGACTTGGGTGCCAAATAAAAATCACAAAAGATATCGACGGTTTGTGTGTAACCATACCAAGGGGTACAAGAAATATATCATTGGATAAACAGGGAAATAATTAG
- a CDS encoding transposase, which yields MSFSYYNMKKYPRNFRNITGLTIEKFEKVVEKVRSGWEKQKKCHGRRSKLPTLEDKLFCVILYYRTYITHRFLGCLFNVHNANVCRLLKRIEPLLAKKVTITKDRSMTPEKILKILADVTEQQIQRPEDSKKRKKSYSGKKRTNTMKTEIIIEEGGRILSVSKSYRGRISDFRIRKQEKYLPLDSIKHADSGYQGWQKLQSNVIIPYKKYRKKPLTPEHNRRLASFRMRVENKIREIKIFKIMSNVYRNFQKKYNLRFNIIAGIVNLKHAF from the coding sequence ATGAGCTTTAGTTACTATAATATGAAAAAATACCCAAGAAACTTTCGTAATATAACAGGTTTAACTATAGAGAAGTTCGAAAAAGTAGTGGAAAAAGTGAGGTCTGGATGGGAAAAACAGAAAAAGTGTCATGGTAGAAGATCAAAACTACCAACTCTGGAAGATAAGTTGTTTTGCGTAATTTTGTACTATCGCACTTACATAACACATAGATTTTTAGGATGCCTATTCAATGTACACAACGCAAATGTATGTAGGTTACTTAAGAGAATAGAGCCATTACTCGCCAAAAAAGTGACTATAACAAAAGATAGAAGTATGACGCCAGAAAAAATACTGAAGATTTTGGCTGATGTTACAGAACAGCAAATACAGAGACCAGAAGATAGTAAAAAACGGAAGAAATCATATTCAGGAAAAAAAAGAACCAACACTATGAAAACTGAGATTATTATCGAAGAAGGAGGAAGAATTTTATCAGTGTCAAAGTCATACCGTGGTAGAATTAGTGATTTCCGCATAAGGAAACAAGAAAAATATTTACCACTTGATAGCATAAAACATGCCGATTCTGGATATCAAGGTTGGCAAAAATTGCAAAGCAATGTTATAATTCCATATAAAAAGTATCGTAAAAAGCCATTAACTCCAGAGCATAATAGAAGATTAGCATCATTTAGAATGAGAGTAGAAAACAAGATCCGAGAGATAAAGATATTTAAGATTATGTCGAATGTTTATCGCAATTTTCAGAAAAAATATAACCTGAGGTTCAATATTATTGCTGGTATTGTAAATCTTAAGCACGCCTTTTAG
- a CDS encoding COQ9 family protein gives MFENLRYNHTCCLVQCCVEQKLIIDKLIRVIPFEGISNEILLKICTDLNLANSFCKFQNGIYSALEHIAEDLNNSMEAELRNSNLEDMKVRERVKLAIQIRLSNYAKLPNYRELLKNVLSFSVSPKNTYFSSKLLYRTISTIWYGIHDQSTDFNYYTKRAILAGVYLSTILFFINDYSEDFADTLSFLDNRINNVMTFQKFKTRLKGIIGNFL, from the coding sequence ATGTTTGAAAATCTCAGGTACAATCACACATGCTGTTTAGTACAATGTTGCGTGGAACAAAAGTTAATAATAGATAAGCTAATTAGGGTTATTCCATTTGAAGGGATAAGCAATGAAATCCTATTAAAAATTTGCACAGACCTTAATCTAGCTAATAGCTTTTGCAAATTTCAGAATGGAATATATAGCGCTTTGGAACACATAGCAGAGGACTTAAATAACTCAATGGAAGCTGAACTAAGAAATTCCAATTTAGAAGATATGAAAGTGCGAGAGCGGGTAAAGTTAGCTATTCAAATACGCCTTTCGAACTACGCTAAGCTACCGAATTATAGAGAACTTTTAAAAAATGTTTTATCATTCTCCGTATCACCAAAAAATACATATTTTTCTAGTAAACTTTTATACAGAACTATTAGCACAATTTGGTATGGCATTCATGATCAATCAACAGATTTTAACTACTATACAAAAAGAGCAATATTAGCTGGAGTGTACTTAAGTACGATACTTTTTTTTATCAATGATTATTCAGAAGATTTTGCGGATACTTTATCGTTTCTTGATAACCGTATCAACAATGTCATGACATTTCAAAAATTCAAAACTCGCTTAAAAGGAATCATAGGAAATTTTTTATAA
- the rsmD gene encoding 16S rRNA (guanine(966)-N(2))-methyltransferase RsmD, which translates to MLRVIAGKYRGRKITTGKHLAARPTMSVVREAIFSILSSRKPIYNLNVLDLFCGSGSFSFEALSRGAKHAFMVDSDYYNLQLPKKTAEDFGITDNVTLICCSANGLPKPISKCNIVFIDPPYNSNLVESTLNGLAHSGWLSDDALIILEIRKNEGFECNKNFSIILERTYGIARIIFLSLLT; encoded by the coding sequence ATGCTACGTGTTATTGCAGGCAAATATCGTGGAAGAAAAATAACTACAGGCAAGCATTTAGCTGCACGGCCAACTATGAGTGTTGTCCGAGAAGCAATATTTAGTATACTTTCCTCAAGAAAACCTATTTATAACTTGAATGTACTTGATTTATTCTGCGGAAGTGGCTCTTTTTCATTTGAAGCACTTTCTCGCGGCGCTAAACATGCATTCATGGTGGATTCAGATTATTACAATTTGCAACTGCCTAAAAAAACAGCAGAAGATTTTGGAATTACGGACAATGTTACGCTAATTTGTTGCAGTGCTAACGGATTACCAAAACCTATTTCAAAGTGCAACATAGTTTTTATAGACCCACCTTATAATAGTAATTTAGTTGAATCAACGTTGAATGGATTAGCTCACTCAGGCTGGTTAAGTGATGATGCGTTGATAATTCTAGAGATTAGGAAAAACGAAGGTTTTGAGTGCAATAAAAACTTTAGTATAATCTTGGAACGTACCTATGGTATAGCAAGAATAATTTTTCTTTCTCTATTAACTTAA
- a CDS encoding type IV secretion system protein has product MQSRLGKCWFRVLLLAAYMLITGCSKNDMPFPRCISADYFGPKPIAVSAHFSSDHDAFIPGDGEVIDPETGEINYGFHHNQVVKWEDTGLETNGDSLIVRVNGAWTSWSNNNKKESKKGSYTLQSLEQLKYATKFEGKSGDNSLPDFHLVCNDYKPSIQKFSSKPNASCTVNCKCINEDDSANTVSRGAPCWFTNGHGAYLLFQTGKDDPNENLKLMRDPQYPTVHLGYNSTAEGDNGLFTLDRDSTELKDRNCNELKLEKGWKIYVKILDRYYLDNVGGYSFEFLGGVQKPSTFGFFNEVYHYLKDTLLISPNKDCKGSECAAAQTMFENIAEKNTSFHNFVLSLLVLFVMISSLLYLFGMIRETKHDMLIRMMKITLVIVLISPGSFRFFYDHFLVLFVKGLEQLISIITNFAPNMNTGSIAQGDEAKLFSFMEDMFNKFFAYSVWKKFAAFLNYQMWASLLMIPAIFIGIVLYFLLCLYAYIIFLSGFMGIAFLIAIMPLFLISILFSPLKSLFEGWIKFCISFCLQSIMIFALLSLLASIIMNTFYRQLGFTVCYNKWFEVRLCAPKWVFGGFCIVDKQYFGWTPGQIFVPYTLGEASPLNVDKNIEGIEKISREGGTIKFTGGAGYIPLPPDYIEKGFRYIDYPFFNPIPGTKKNPADHYIAESDMIVSNGCSAKDLVRLTNSLSHAVEKTDILLLINSIDRGIDIDSKIREFYCRSVDEKCSNYREMMNDYRNGTIRPDLKREIKSLVEKVIKSGKSCKLENFSDLNKDYQNNSDYQRVQDIQRGYLINAGEIFVLFLLSFLMFSLREFVQQMGSSIAGGGFSVYNISRMYEASPLVDIMEGFKRKWQNFAGGKLESLGSWVTHLPDRLAEDAANLLGEIPRVGGVLKYAIDVPRKLVGATIEATKFAISPKNDVDKLEEKIYRAFGVDEEDITHRRIGKYLDYYKGYVGSHLGYTIEDAMKFTWEHGLDSIGKHGYDHNLLYRAKSHRREFLEKLHDHTIGRKGEPEEDKPNQPQHDQPTEEDKPDQLNKVAQNLDTEPKSPEEYINTPEAREKRAERARRKKERGDREGKVYNLKPLFKEPKSPEEYVKALFEMNTKEALEKRAERAERKEKRDREDSKRKLPEPMRKPDTKGDKED; this is encoded by the coding sequence ATGCAATCACGCTTAGGCAAATGTTGGTTTAGGGTATTACTTCTTGCAGCTTATATGCTGATCACAGGTTGTAGTAAGAATGATATGCCTTTTCCAAGGTGCATATCTGCTGACTATTTTGGTCCTAAACCTATTGCAGTAAGCGCTCATTTTTCAAGCGACCACGATGCGTTTATTCCAGGAGATGGAGAAGTTATTGATCCTGAAACTGGCGAAATTAATTATGGTTTTCACCATAACCAAGTGGTGAAGTGGGAGGATACCGGACTCGAAACCAATGGAGATAGCTTAATAGTGCGAGTTAATGGTGCATGGACATCTTGGAGTAATAATAACAAGAAGGAATCTAAAAAAGGCAGTTATACCTTACAAAGCTTGGAGCAGTTAAAATATGCAACTAAATTTGAAGGCAAGTCAGGTGATAATAGTCTACCCGACTTTCACTTAGTTTGTAATGATTATAAACCTAGCATACAAAAATTTTCAAGTAAGCCTAATGCAAGTTGCACTGTAAATTGCAAGTGCATTAATGAAGATGATAGCGCAAATACAGTATCACGTGGTGCTCCATGCTGGTTTACCAATGGTCATGGTGCTTACCTTTTGTTTCAAACGGGGAAAGATGATCCTAACGAAAATCTAAAGTTAATGCGCGATCCTCAATATCCTACTGTACATCTAGGTTATAACTCCACAGCAGAGGGCGACAATGGACTTTTTACTTTAGACAGAGATAGCACTGAATTAAAGGACAGAAATTGTAATGAGTTGAAGTTAGAAAAGGGATGGAAAATATATGTAAAAATATTAGATAGATATTACTTAGATAATGTAGGTGGCTACTCTTTTGAGTTTTTGGGTGGAGTACAAAAACCAAGTACCTTTGGATTTTTCAATGAAGTTTATCATTATCTAAAAGACACTTTATTGATCTCACCTAATAAAGATTGTAAAGGTAGTGAGTGTGCGGCTGCGCAAACTATGTTCGAAAATATAGCTGAAAAAAATACGAGCTTTCACAATTTTGTTCTTTCCTTGCTTGTTCTATTTGTAATGATTTCATCGCTTCTTTATCTTTTTGGCATGATACGAGAAACTAAGCATGATATGCTCATCAGAATGATGAAAATCACTCTAGTAATAGTGCTTATATCTCCTGGAAGCTTTAGATTTTTCTATGATCATTTTCTCGTTCTATTCGTTAAAGGTCTTGAACAACTGATAAGTATAATTACTAATTTTGCTCCCAACATGAACACCGGAAGTATTGCTCAAGGAGATGAAGCTAAGTTGTTTAGCTTCATGGAGGACATGTTCAATAAGTTTTTTGCTTATTCTGTTTGGAAAAAGTTTGCAGCGTTTTTAAATTACCAAATGTGGGCAAGCTTACTTATGATACCAGCAATTTTCATAGGGATAGTTTTATATTTCTTGCTGTGCTTATATGCTTACATAATATTTCTCTCTGGTTTTATGGGTATAGCTTTTCTTATAGCTATCATGCCATTGTTCCTGATCTCTATTTTATTTTCACCGCTGAAAAGTCTGTTTGAAGGTTGGATAAAATTCTGCATCAGCTTTTGTTTACAGTCGATTATGATATTTGCTCTCTTGTCATTACTGGCTTCCATTATAATGAATACCTTTTATAGGCAGTTAGGTTTTACTGTATGCTACAATAAATGGTTTGAGGTAAGGTTATGTGCTCCAAAATGGGTGTTTGGCGGTTTTTGTATCGTTGATAAGCAGTACTTTGGTTGGACCCCAGGGCAAATTTTCGTACCTTACACTCTTGGAGAAGCTTCTCCGCTGAACGTAGATAAGAACATAGAAGGTATAGAAAAGATAAGCAGAGAAGGTGGTACAATAAAATTTACTGGCGGTGCTGGGTATATCCCTCTTCCACCGGATTACATTGAAAAAGGTTTTCGTTATATAGATTACCCTTTCTTTAATCCAATTCCTGGCACTAAAAAGAATCCAGCAGACCACTATATTGCGGAAAGTGATATGATAGTTAGTAATGGCTGTAGTGCAAAAGATCTAGTACGCTTAACAAATAGTTTATCACATGCAGTGGAAAAGACTGATATCTTATTGCTGATTAATAGTATAGATAGAGGAATAGATATAGACAGTAAAATAAGAGAATTTTACTGCAGGTCAGTAGATGAGAAATGCAGCAATTATCGGGAGATGATGAATGATTATAGAAATGGTACCATAAGACCAGATCTTAAAAGAGAGATAAAGTCTTTAGTGGAAAAGGTGATTAAAAGTGGTAAAAGCTGTAAATTGGAAAATTTCTCTGACTTAAATAAAGATTATCAAAATAATAGCGATTACCAAAGGGTGCAAGACATACAGAGAGGTTATTTAATTAATGCAGGGGAAATCTTTGTGTTATTCTTGCTTTCATTTTTAATGTTCTCCTTACGCGAGTTCGTACAACAAATGGGCTCAAGTATAGCTGGTGGTGGATTCAGTGTTTACAATATATCTAGAATGTATGAAGCATCGCCTTTGGTTGACATAATGGAAGGATTCAAACGGAAGTGGCAAAATTTTGCTGGTGGAAAACTAGAGTCTTTAGGCAGTTGGGTTACTCATTTACCAGACAGATTAGCTGAAGATGCGGCTAATCTGCTAGGTGAAATACCAAGAGTTGGAGGAGTGCTGAAATATGCTATTGATGTACCGCGTAAGCTTGTAGGTGCTACTATTGAAGCAACAAAATTTGCAATATCACCTAAAAATGACGTTGATAAGCTTGAGGAAAAAATCTACAGGGCGTTTGGAGTTGATGAAGAAGATATTACACATAGAAGGATTGGTAAATATTTAGATTATTACAAAGGATATGTAGGGTCACATTTGGGCTATACAATAGAAGATGCTATGAAGTTTACTTGGGAACATGGCCTTGATTCTATAGGAAAGCATGGCTATGATCATAACCTACTCTATAGAGCAAAATCACATAGACGGGAATTCTTAGAAAAACTTCATGATCACACCATAGGACGCAAGGGAGAACCAGAAGAAGACAAGCCTAATCAACCACAGCATGATCAGCCAACAGAAGAAGATAAGCCTGATCAATTAAATAAAGTAGCACAAAATTTAGACACGGAACCAAAAAGTCCAGAAGAATATATTAATACTCCAGAAGCTAGAGAAAAACGTGCTGAAAGAGCTAGAAGAAAAAAAGAAAGAGGAGATCGAGAAGGCAAAGTTTATAATCTTAAGCCTTTATTTAAAGAACCAAAAAGTCCAGAAGAGTACGTTAAGGCACTTTTTGAAATGAATACCAAGGAAGCTTTAGAAAAACGTGCTGAAAGAGCTGAAAGAAAAGAAAAAAGAGATCGAGAAGACAGTAAAAGGAAATTACCGGAACCAATGAGGAAACCAGATACAAAAGGAGATAAAGAGGATTGA
- a CDS encoding type IV secretion system protein, with protein MHKFLLIVTLFLLSGCSDHCIKPENLSGLREKLDIVSTEQKWVDSGVYISDGIRSVTEINIVPSKINFCPKQYGDFAIGPGRNDITLPFALEAGDTISFSVIGNKVCKDRESETKIRYVKIDEKCSEQETEHFAHVLNREGCQGSIQDGICPNKYIQSNEYWLHQNGKEYQSSDFSRSDQDKRRKEIENIVNSIKQQGKDIDCSSLSSGQASKIDTYILDLTCKYKCLDDRGKQLCLPNNVQNATKRNLGISITSALKPVNDESVGEAISDILKDAKIETDVQYLSVYMDGERFKNVQNGGICTSCDHEISNSHAINSELVFTLGDGKGGFNIRVTKNHSLENNLYISVSDKFPEHKPGENQGDIPVDIGKVYDTQYMEGLKEKLKDKTGTIYYGIRDHGCDYKNEGQFSINLTTKEPPTRTFSAIYNFFDEKVKTAFFGSNYKDPNTIHSDTSPVKSLYESFIKSSRTNTIRSTIISLLVLYITLYTLYYFFGLTHISIYEFLIVCVKIGIIVQLLQDNSWNFFYNNAFSMLINTPKQLIEIANFRGTTSNVFEFLDLPLNRFLSSHSVLLIVSLIFSGPLGIVSFCLVIWGLITVSLSIFNALFSFITSIAIVALLLSLAPIFIICLLFAYTRQMFHNWVKNLARFAIHPVVLLIFISLISQVMDYIIYSVFDFEVCSTCILSINLKIFNPCIFYGYASKYTPNITAMMAFVILGHAMKALVEASSTISDSLFGVYVASEPGRQYQQSLMGTVGLDEQSVQRRGAEGGRGGGASQQSGTSRPQIPQETQRSTPQIPQPGKQQ; from the coding sequence ATGCATAAGTTTTTGTTAATAGTCACGCTTTTTTTACTGTCCGGTTGCAGTGATCACTGTATTAAGCCAGAAAATTTATCAGGTTTGCGTGAAAAACTAGATATAGTGTCAACAGAGCAGAAGTGGGTTGATTCTGGTGTTTACATCTCAGATGGGATAAGAAGCGTAACAGAGATTAATATAGTGCCTAGCAAGATTAATTTTTGTCCTAAGCAGTATGGAGATTTTGCAATTGGGCCTGGGAGAAATGACATTACATTACCATTTGCACTTGAAGCTGGTGATACGATAAGCTTTAGTGTTATTGGAAATAAAGTGTGTAAAGATAGAGAGAGTGAGACAAAAATCAGGTATGTAAAAATTGATGAAAAGTGCAGCGAGCAAGAAACGGAACATTTTGCACATGTTTTAAATCGAGAAGGATGTCAAGGTAGTATTCAAGATGGAATATGTCCTAATAAGTACATACAAAGCAATGAATACTGGCTGCATCAAAATGGAAAAGAATATCAGAGTTCAGATTTTTCAAGATCAGATCAAGATAAAAGAAGAAAGGAGATTGAAAATATTGTCAATTCTATAAAACAACAAGGAAAAGATATAGACTGCAGCTCGCTTTCAAGTGGTCAAGCAAGCAAGATAGATACATATATCTTAGACCTAACCTGTAAATATAAATGCCTTGATGATCGTGGAAAACAACTTTGTTTGCCTAATAATGTACAGAATGCTACAAAACGCAATCTGGGTATATCCATTACAAGTGCTTTAAAGCCTGTTAATGACGAATCTGTTGGTGAGGCTATTAGTGACATTTTAAAGGATGCAAAAATAGAAACTGATGTTCAATACTTAAGTGTTTATATGGATGGTGAAAGGTTTAAAAATGTGCAAAATGGTGGTATATGTACTAGTTGTGATCATGAGATAAGTAATAGCCATGCAATAAACTCAGAGTTAGTTTTTACGTTAGGTGATGGCAAGGGCGGTTTCAACATAAGAGTAACGAAGAACCATAGCCTAGAAAATAACTTGTATATAAGTGTTTCTGATAAATTCCCTGAGCATAAGCCTGGTGAAAATCAGGGAGATATACCTGTAGACATTGGCAAAGTTTATGACACTCAATATATGGAAGGCTTAAAAGAAAAGTTAAAAGACAAAACAGGCACCATATATTATGGAATAAGAGACCATGGCTGCGATTACAAAAATGAAGGTCAGTTTAGCATTAACCTAACAACTAAAGAGCCACCTACAAGAACTTTTAGTGCAATATATAATTTTTTTGATGAGAAAGTGAAAACTGCATTTTTCGGCTCTAATTATAAAGACCCTAACACAATTCACTCTGATACTAGTCCTGTAAAGTCTCTTTACGAAAGTTTTATAAAATCAAGCAGAACAAATACCATTAGATCCACGATAATATCGCTGTTAGTATTATACATAACCTTATATACCCTTTACTACTTTTTTGGTTTAACTCATATTTCTATATATGAGTTTTTAATTGTGTGCGTAAAGATAGGAATCATCGTCCAGCTATTGCAGGATAATAGCTGGAACTTTTTTTATAACAATGCATTCTCTATGCTTATTAACACTCCAAAACAACTAATAGAAATAGCAAATTTTAGAGGTACGACATCAAATGTTTTTGAATTCCTTGATTTGCCGCTCAATAGGTTCTTGTCATCGCATTCAGTATTGTTAATAGTATCTCTTATATTTTCTGGCCCTTTGGGCATTGTATCTTTTTGCTTGGTGATTTGGGGTTTAATCACAGTGAGCTTATCTATTTTTAATGCTTTATTTTCTTTTATTACATCTATAGCAATAGTTGCGTTATTACTTTCTTTAGCACCTATTTTTATTATTTGTCTTTTATTTGCGTATACTAGGCAGATGTTTCACAACTGGGTTAAAAATTTAGCAAGATTTGCGATTCATCCAGTAGTGCTTTTAATTTTTATATCACTGATAAGTCAGGTTATGGATTATATCATATATTCAGTATTTGATTTTGAAGTCTGCTCTACGTGTATACTTAGTATTAACCTAAAGATTTTTAACCCTTGTATCTTCTATGGTTATGCTTCCAAATATACACCTAATATTACCGCTATGATGGCTTTTGTTATCTTAGGTCATGCTATGAAAGCTTTAGTTGAAGCTTCTTCGACAATATCTGACTCGTTGTTTGGTGTTTATGTAGCAAGCGAACCTGGAAGACAGTATCAACAAAGCTTAATGGGAACAGTAGGGTTAGATGAACAAAGCGTTCAAAGAAGAGGAGCAGAAGGCGGAAGAGGAGGAGGTGCTTCTCAACAGTCAGGTACGTCAAGACCTCAAATACCACAAGAGACTCAAAGGTCAACGCCTCAGATACCACAACCAGGAAAACAGCAATGA